Proteins encoded within one genomic window of Dyadobacter chenhuakuii:
- a CDS encoding Gfo/Idh/MocA family oxidoreductase, producing the protein MSKENEVSRRDFIKNSTGAAVALSIPSIIPASAFGANDRVRVAVLGVNGRGQSHISGFNNLSNVEVATLCDPDNNILQKRAKEFEEKTGKKVKMENDLRKVFEDKTIDAVSIATPNHWHALAAIWACQAGKDVYVEKPGSHNLAEGRKLVEAAHKYKRVVQHGVQLRSSEALQEAVKHLREGLIGNVYMARGLVYKWRPDIGDKGTEPIPAGLNYDLWTGPAEMKPFSKNYVHYDWHWHWNYGNGDIGNQGIHETDMCMWGLGVDSFPEKITSSGGKFLWNDAKETPEVLTSSFVYPKEKKIIEFEVRPWMTNDEGGTGIGNIFYGSEGYMVVKGYDFYETFLGKEKKPGPTRKAGGDHYKNFIDAVVAKDPKILNGPVETAHLSSGLAHLGNIAYRTGRALTFDPKTEKFINDDDANKYLTRKYRAPYSLPGGV; encoded by the coding sequence ATGAGTAAAGAAAATGAAGTTTCACGCCGGGATTTTATCAAAAATTCTACCGGAGCCGCCGTTGCGCTTTCGATTCCGTCCATCATTCCGGCCAGTGCTTTCGGCGCCAACGACCGCGTGCGGGTGGCAGTCCTGGGTGTGAACGGGCGTGGGCAAAGCCATATCAGCGGTTTTAATAACCTCAGCAATGTAGAAGTAGCCACATTATGTGATCCGGATAACAACATTCTTCAAAAAAGAGCGAAGGAATTTGAGGAAAAGACAGGGAAGAAGGTGAAGATGGAAAATGATCTCCGTAAGGTTTTTGAGGACAAAACCATTGACGCCGTCAGCATTGCAACACCCAATCACTGGCATGCACTGGCAGCGATATGGGCTTGTCAGGCAGGCAAGGATGTGTATGTGGAAAAGCCCGGTTCTCATAATCTTGCCGAAGGACGGAAGCTGGTTGAGGCTGCGCATAAATACAAACGGGTTGTGCAGCACGGCGTTCAGTTACGCAGTTCCGAAGCATTGCAGGAAGCTGTGAAACATTTGCGCGAAGGATTAATAGGCAATGTTTACATGGCAAGAGGTTTGGTCTACAAATGGCGCCCAGATATTGGTGACAAAGGCACCGAACCCATCCCCGCAGGACTCAATTACGACCTCTGGACCGGACCAGCGGAAATGAAGCCATTCTCCAAAAATTACGTGCATTACGATTGGCACTGGCATTGGAACTATGGCAATGGAGACATTGGAAATCAAGGCATTCACGAAACGGATATGTGCATGTGGGGCCTGGGCGTGGACAGTTTTCCTGAGAAAATCACTTCATCCGGCGGCAAATTTCTGTGGAACGATGCCAAGGAAACGCCCGAAGTGCTGACGTCATCATTTGTATATCCCAAAGAGAAAAAGATCATTGAATTTGAAGTACGTCCCTGGATGACGAACGACGAAGGCGGCACAGGGATCGGCAACATTTTCTATGGTTCCGAAGGCTATATGGTCGTAAAAGGTTACGATTTCTACGAAACATTCCTGGGCAAAGAAAAGAAACCCGGCCCAACGCGCAAAGCTGGTGGCGACCATTACAAAAACTTCATCGACGCCGTGGTAGCCAAAGACCCAAAGATCCTGAACGGCCCCGTAGAAACCGCCCACCTTTCCTCCGGCCTGGCCCACCTGGGCAACATCGCCTACCGAACCGGAAGAGCATTAACCTTCGACCCCAAGACGGAAAAGTTTATAAATGACGATGATGCGAATAAGTATTTGACCAGGAAGTATCGGGCACCTTATTCGTTGCCTGGGGGGGTTTAG